ATTGGTGCATTAATTTCAACTGTTGTATCAGAAATATATATTGAATTTAGTGTAAATCTTACTCATACTGGATGGTCGTGTTATTTTGGTATACTTGTACTAATATTTGTTATGTATCGAAATAAAATACAATTCAGTGGATGGTATAATGGTAAAGGAAGGGAGAAATTAACTAAAATAGTCACAAAACTTTTAATTTCTTGCTCAATCATTATGATATTAATACCTGGAATAAATGAATTAATTCATAGGTTTTAACTTGTCAATAAACAGTTACTTATCAAACAACACGATCGACGACTAGTCGATTTTTATTTTGCCTATACAATTGAAGATAGGAGTGATTGAATTGACATTATTTGGCTATCTATTTTGGGGATTTATTGTTGTCGCCATTGCATTTGGTTTCTTTATGCAAAAAAAATTCGGAACAAAAGCACCAGATAAATCGGAAAGTCAAAAATTGCATGAAGAAATTACGAGACAGACACATAACAATGATCGACCAAGATTTTAATTAACGTGTGTAGTTGTTGAATTGTATAATGACTTACACACCGAATTAATTCAAATCAATATACTATTTTCTGAATGAAGTTTAAACTTGAAAAAGTTAATATAATAAAGAAGTAGTACTTTTACCAAGAAGGGAAAATAACATGAAAAAGATTGATGAATACTTTGAAACAGCGTTGGAAGCTTGGAGTATGATGCAAAAAACGACAGATGATGAAGGAGCAGAATGGGCAGAAAGATTCGAACGCTACTTCTATGAATTTATTGATGAAATGAAAAAATGGTGGGTAACGCTTGATCCAAAACCAACTAATATAGAAGACGCTGAAGAGTTACCTGAAATTAAAAAATGGATGGAGCAAATTCCTGGTCCAGTCCAATTAAATTTTTTAACTGAATTAGAAGATCTATTGGATGGTTTTGATACAGTACGGTTTGATTAAGGTGGTAAAGTATAGGACTGATTAGGATTGTTTATAAACCAACGTTTTCAAAGAATGTTATCGAATTAGAATTTGATGCAAATTCGAAATAATATTTCAAAAAGTCACATCATACTTTCGATGTGACTTATTTTTATTTATTCAGTATGTAATCCGGCAAATAATACCCTTAATCCATATCGAAATTGTTCTTCAAAATCAAAACTATATTGGTATTGCTCACCAAAGAATGAAGTAAATGCAGTTACTTCTTCTGGAGTGTATGTGAACTGTTTTGCACGATGTTCATCTGCTACAAATGATAATACATAATTATTAAAAAGGTTACCCGCAACAAGACAGTTTTTATCAGATACACCGTATTTTGTCAAATTTTCTAAAGTGAATTTGACTGCTTTTAATCTACTAGGTGTAGTTGGCATTGACTGTGCAAAAACCTCTACTGCATCTCTTGTTTTTAACAAAACTCTTCTTACTTCAAATGCTAGAGCTGTTAAAGCTTCCTTGGCATCTTCTAATTCTTCTGGTAGGACCATTTCATTATTCAGATGCTCAGCAATTAAATCATACAAAGCTTGTTTATCTTTAATATGCCAATATAAGGATGCGGCTTTGATCTCAAGCTCTTTTGCCAATGTGCGCATCGATAAATTACTTATTCCGTCACGATTTAAAATATCGAGCGATGCTTTTACAATTGCTTCTTTCGTTATCGCCATAAAATCTCTCCAAAAATTTAATAATTGTCATTGACTCTAACACTGTTAGATGTTAATCTAACGGTGTTAGATAACTAACGTTGTTAGACGTTTTTGTTCTCTTATTGTACTAGAAATATAAACTACTTTAAAGCTCAAACAAATTACCTACCAGTAAACCAAATAAATTTAAATAAGAAGACTTGTGAACAATGATTGACAACATTAAAAAGAGAACGGGTGGATATGATGATGAAAAATATGCGCAAGAAAAAAGATGTTGGTATTTATGGCTATACAGCAAAATGGTATGACAAAAATTCTCGAAAAAGCCGTTTGACACAAATGCAAGAATATGCAACTGAAATTAAATCCTTAGTTCATGATGGTGCAAGGATTTTAGAAGTAGCTCCTGGACCAGGATATCTATCTATTGAGCTTGCAAAAATGGGTTTTGATGTTACAGGAGTAGAGTTAAGTCCAGATTTTGTTAACATCGAAAAAAATAATGCAAAGGAAGCAAATGTTATAGTAGATTTTAAAGAAGGTAATGCTTCAAATCTACCTTGTGATGATAACACATTTGATTTTGTTGTTTGCAGTGCAGCATTTAAGAACTTTATGGATCCAGTAAAAGCACTCAAAGAAATGTATAGGGTATTAAAACCAGGTGGAACATCTCTTATAATTGATATGAATTTTAATGCAACTGCACAAGATATAGAAGGTGAAATTAGAAAAACTGGAATGACGGGGTTTGATAAGTATTTTGTAAAATTTGCATTTAAAACTTTCTTGAAAAAAGGTGCTTATACAAAAGAAAATTTTGAGATGTTTTTAAATAATACTGAATTTAAGAATTATAACATTAGGCAAGAGGATATTAGTTTATATGTATATCTTTATAAATAACCAGGTTTTTTATTGAAATTTTAGTTTATATAATTTTTTCGAGTTACAAAACTATTAATCTTAAATTAAATATAATGTAATTAATGATTCTTACGTAAAAGCAAATCGAAACGAAGATGCTATTTGAAGCTTTGTTAGAAGACAATCTTACAATAAAAAATTCATTAGATTACAACCTATTATGGATCTATTATTAACTTAATATCACTAATGCTATTAAAGTGATTCCGTTTTAATAGAGATCAATTTAAAAAGTCGATTTCTCATTGGAAATCGACTTTTTTATTGTTAACTATCATTTATTATTCATAAAATTTTGTTTCTCTAAATATTCTAGAACTGTTTGAGAATATTCATGATGGGATTCTTGTGTATACTTTGCAATCGTATAAATTTGAGCTAAATTCTTTAATCCTAGTCGCTCTGTCATTTCTTTAAGCTTTGGAACGTCCATGTAACGTTGCCAGCCTTTTTCATTTCTTTCTTTATAGATTTCAAGAATATCTTCATCTGAGTAATCATTATATTGTTCATAATGAACTAGACCTTGTTTTGGAAGTCGGTCACGTAATGCTGGATTTTCTTTTGGATAGCCTAATGAGTAGCCTACAACTGGTACGACATTTGGTGGTAAGTTAAGAATTTCTCCAATTTGATTACAATTTGCAAGAGTAGAGCCCATATAACATATACCTAGTCCTGCATTCTCAGCAGCTAAAGCACAGTTTTGAGATGCTAAAGTAGCATCAATAGCACCAATCATAAAGCTCATGAAATTATCAAAATGTACTGGTGCATCATTCAGCGTAAGCCATTTTCTCATTCGATTAAAATCTACACAAAAAGTTAAAAGGATCGGTGCATCAATAACCATTGATTGCTCCATATGTGCTGTATATAATTTCTTTCTAATTTCTTTGTCTTTTGTAACAATAATCGAATAAGATTGCATATTGCCACTTGATGAGGCACGAATACCCGCATCTAATATTTGATCTAAAAGCTCCTGGCTTACTTCCTTGTCCTCATATTCTCGTATTGATCTGTGCCCATGTAAAACATCATTAAATTCCAAAGCTTTCACTCCTCATATCAAAAGATTTTCATTAGACATATTATGAATGTAAAATAATTCGACAGATTATTTTAATCCATAATTATTTCTGAATAATCAAATTATAAAGTAAACATATCACAAAAATCCTTTATCGTACACAAATTTGTAGTTTTAATAAGTTTTTAGTAAAAATTACTCAGTTAAACATTTTTGCAGAATAGTACAGGTTTATACCAATGTCTAAATGTGTCAAATTTTCAAAGTTGTAGTATTTAAGACAATATGCTATTTACAAGCAAATCTGTTATTAAAATATAACAATAGATGAATCATAAAAAATTAGTAGAATATAGTAAAAAATGAGCCTAAAAAACAGGAAGACAAAGGGGTGAAAAAGTGAAAAAATTACTTTCAGGAGTTATTACATTTGTAATCTTGATACTGACACCTTTTGGATTTTCCCATGCAATGGGTTCCACTTGGACCGATTGGCTTTTTGCTAGTTCATTGCTTATTACAGCTATAATCGCTTTTTTTAATATTAGTGGTGATGGCTTGATTGGAAGATTAGATAAATCAACAGTTAAGGGGAAAACAGGAATCACAGCAAGAATAGATAATGAAACAGAAGTTTTTAAAGTTCCATTTGCATTTTATGTTTCTTCTATATTTACAATTGGAAGCCTAATTATGACGCATATAAATTGATTACGCTATTTGTTTTAGTCTTTTTTAAAAAATATAAAATAAATTAAAGCTCAGCCTACTAGTTTAGACTAAGCTTAATACTTTCATATCAATTTTTTTTAGTGTCTACTTATCAATCAAGTTCTTTATTCTAGCTTTAAATTTTTAAATTCAATTCGATATAAATCACGACGTCGATCGCGTAGCTGACGGACTGATCCTGTATTTCGGGAACGTCTTAATTTTTCAAGGTCAACATCGCCGACTACGACAGTATCAACATTTGCATCGCATTCACCAACAATGCCATCTCTTGCGAAGCCAAAATCAGAAGGGGAGAAAATACCAGATTGTGCATATTGAATATCCATGTTTTGTACATGTGTTAAGTTCCCAACTGTGCCTGCGATACAAGTATATACTTGGTTCTCGATTGCTCTTGCTTGAGCGCAATAACGAACACGGAGGTAACCTTGGCGATCATCCGTACAAAATGGAACGAAGATGATATTCGCACCCTGATCTACTGCAATACGAGCAAGTTCTGGAAACTCGATATCGTAGCATATTTGGATAGCGATTTTACCACAATCCGTATCAAACACATGGATTTCGTTTCCTTCTGAAATTCCCCACCATTTTCTCTCATTAGGAGTAGCGTGAATTTTTAATTGCTTTTCAATCGTACCATCACGTCTAAATAGATACGCAACATTGTAGATATTACCGTCTTCCTCAACGAAGTGAGATCCCCCAACAATATTGACATTGTAGCGTACAGCAAGTTCTGTAAAAAGTTCGATATATTGCTCAGTATAGGTTGCAAGCCTGCGTACAGCCTGATCAGGGCGTTTTTCTTCTAGAAAAGACATCAATTGTGTTGTAAACAACTCTGGGAAAACAGCAAAATCGGAACCGAAGTCAGCTGCAACATCAACATAATACTCGATTTGCTTCGTAAAATCAGAGAATGAATCGATTTTTTTCATCATGTATTGTATTGCGCAAATTCGAACTGGGAATGATGCTCGATAAACTCGTTTAGATTTTGGAAGATAGTCAATATTACTCCATTCCATCAAAGTGGCAAATGAATCTGATGCCTTATCATCGGGAAGGTAACGTGTATTAATCCGTTTAATTGTAAAACCTTCCATTAATTGGAATGATAAAACTGGGTCATATATACTATGTTTTTCTACTGCAGCTACATATTCACGTGGTGACATTTCATCTCTATGTTTATGATAATTTGGAATTCGACCACCAATGATAATACTTTGAAGATTTAGTTGTCGAGCCAATTCCTTTCGTGCTTCGTAAAGGCGATGACCAATTTTCATACGACGGTATTCAGGATCAACCATAACTTCAATTCCATATAAATTAAACCCATTCGGATCATGATTTGTAATATAACCATTATCAGTTATGACGTTCCAAGTATGCTGGTCATCATATTCATCGAAGTCAACCATTAAACTTGAACAAGAACCAATAATTTTATCTTCATACTCTACGCAAAACTGACCTTCAGGAAAAATGCGAATATGACTTTCTAATTGTTCTCTTTTCCATCCTTCCATGCCAGGAAAACAACGGTTTGATAACTTCATAATTT
This genomic interval from Gottfriedia acidiceleris contains the following:
- a CDS encoding TetR/AcrR family transcriptional regulator C-terminal domain-containing protein — translated: MAITKEAIVKASLDILNRDGISNLSMRTLAKELEIKAASLYWHIKDKQALYDLIAEHLNNEMVLPEELEDAKEALTALAFEVRRVLLKTRDAVEVFAQSMPTTPSRLKAVKFTLENLTKYGVSDKNCLVAGNLFNNYVLSFVADEHRAKQFTYTPEEVTAFTSFFGEQYQYSFDFEEQFRYGLRVLFAGLHTE
- a CDS encoding class I SAM-dependent methyltransferase; the encoded protein is MMKNMRKKKDVGIYGYTAKWYDKNSRKSRLTQMQEYATEIKSLVHDGARILEVAPGPGYLSIELAKMGFDVTGVELSPDFVNIEKNNAKEANVIVDFKEGNASNLPCDDNTFDFVVCSAAFKNFMDPVKALKEMYRVLKPGGTSLIIDMNFNATAQDIEGEIRKTGMTGFDKYFVKFAFKTFLKKGAYTKENFEMFLNNTEFKNYNIRQEDISLYVYLYK
- a CDS encoding nitroreductase family protein; its protein translation is MEFNDVLHGHRSIREYEDKEVSQELLDQILDAGIRASSSGNMQSYSIIVTKDKEIRKKLYTAHMEQSMVIDAPILLTFCVDFNRMRKWLTLNDAPVHFDNFMSFMIGAIDATLASQNCALAAENAGLGICYMGSTLANCNQIGEILNLPPNVVPVVGYSLGYPKENPALRDRLPKQGLVHYEQYNDYSDEDILEIYKERNEKGWQRYMDVPKLKEMTERLGLKNLAQIYTIAKYTQESHHEYSQTVLEYLEKQNFMNNK
- a CDS encoding bifunctional GNAT family N-acetyltransferase/carbon-nitrogen hydrolase family protein; this translates as MSETDMSKYEKKIEVRNIRMEDITEIMKLSNRCFPGMEGWKREQLESHIRIFPEGQFCVEYEDKIIGSCSSLMVDFDEYDDQHTWNVITDNGYITNHDPNGFNLYGIEVMVDPEYRRMKIGHRLYEARKELARQLNLQSIIIGGRIPNYHKHRDEMSPREYVAAVEKHSIYDPVLSFQLMEGFTIKRINTRYLPDDKASDSFATLMEWSNIDYLPKSKRVYRASFPVRICAIQYMMKKIDSFSDFTKQIEYYVDVAADFGSDFAVFPELFTTQLMSFLEEKRPDQAVRRLATYTEQYIELFTELAVRYNVNIVGGSHFVEEDGNIYNVAYLFRRDGTIEKQLKIHATPNERKWWGISEGNEIHVFDTDCGKIAIQICYDIEFPELARIAVDQGANIIFVPFCTDDRQGYLRVRYCAQARAIENQVYTCIAGTVGNLTHVQNMDIQYAQSGIFSPSDFGFARDGIVGECDANVDTVVVGDVDLEKLRRSRNTGSVRQLRDRRRDLYRIEFKNLKLE